A window of bacterium contains these coding sequences:
- a CDS encoding serine hydrolase, producing the protein MASLVAAGLALAGLAFPASTSTAGKPLTVAALPPAPPRWDELEGFLAGVRGGFRGAISYYVEDLQTGRAIAWNEHQPLPAGSIIKLPIAVTVFEQGLAGKVRLDDEVVLKATDKAAGSGVLKRARAGTRLTVGGLVELMIQRSDNTATNMLTDLLGLDEINASCRRQGLSSTCMPRYIMDLEARDNRIENLTTAADMARLLKGLYGGRVLDEVSSARLIEILKGQQVRDRLPRYLPKGVVIAHKTGLMKDACHDVGIIYGRNHAYVVAVLTSEFSSFGQAKQAIGQIGRAVYQYDGGEKLTKPPAPRGRRKPPVKARFGRSQHGG; encoded by the coding sequence TTGGCGTCACTGGTCGCCGCGGGCCTCGCGCTCGCCGGCTTGGCGTTCCCGGCGTCGACCAGCACCGCCGGCAAGCCGCTGACGGTCGCCGCGCTTCCCCCCGCCCCGCCCCGTTGGGACGAGCTCGAGGGGTTCCTCGCCGGAGTGCGGGGGGGCTTCCGGGGTGCGATCTCCTACTACGTCGAGGACCTGCAGACCGGCCGTGCGATCGCCTGGAACGAGCACCAGCCCCTGCCCGCGGGGAGCATCATCAAGCTGCCGATCGCCGTCACGGTGTTCGAGCAGGGCCTTGCCGGAAAGGTCCGTCTCGATGACGAGGTGGTGCTCAAGGCGACGGACAAGGCCGCGGGCAGCGGGGTGCTCAAGCGCGCCCGCGCCGGCACGCGGCTGACCGTCGGCGGCCTGGTCGAGCTGATGATCCAGCGCAGCGACAACACCGCGACCAACATGCTCACCGACCTGCTCGGGCTCGACGAGATCAACGCCTCCTGCCGCCGGCAGGGCCTGTCGTCGACCTGCATGCCGCGCTACATCATGGACCTCGAGGCGCGCGACAACCGGATCGAGAACCTCACGACCGCGGCCGACATGGCGCGGCTGCTCAAGGGGCTCTACGGCGGCCGGGTGCTCGACGAGGTCTCCAGCGCGCGGCTCATCGAGATCCTCAAGGGGCAGCAGGTGCGCGACCGGCTGCCGCGCTACCTGCCCAAGGGCGTGGTCATCGCCCACAAGACGGGGCTGATGAAGGACGCCTGCCACGACGTCGGCATCATCTACGGGCGCAACCACGCCTACGTGGTCGCGGTGCTCACCTCGGAGTTCTCCTCCTTCGGGCAGGCCAAGCAGGCCATCGGCCAGATCGGCCGCGCCGTGTACCAGTACGACGGCGGCGAGAAGCTGACGAAGCCGCCGGCGCCGCGCGGCCGCAGGAAGCCGCCGGTGAAGGCGCGCTTCGGCCGCTCCCAGCACGGCGGCTGA
- a CDS encoding TIGR00730 family Rossman fold protein, translating to MTEKWGRRKGDRFLPPPAGSGGPFLQDDFTHGDTWRLFRIMAEFVEGFEALAECNPAVSIFGSARVTPEDEDYRKAEAIARQLAREGFAVITGGGPGVMEAANKGAAEAGGRSVGLNIELPMEQSPNTFSNVRVSFRYFFVRKMMFVKYASGFVILPGGFGTLDELFEAITLIQTEKIRPFPVVLVGRDYWSGLMAWISGVMMQDQKISEKDLAILKVVDTADEAVTVINEFYSEGVPR from the coding sequence ATGACCGAGAAGTGGGGCCGGCGCAAGGGCGACCGCTTCCTGCCGCCGCCGGCCGGGAGCGGCGGCCCCTTCCTGCAGGACGACTTCACCCACGGCGACACCTGGCGGCTCTTTCGCATCATGGCGGAGTTCGTCGAGGGTTTCGAGGCGCTCGCCGAGTGCAACCCGGCGGTGTCGATCTTCGGCTCCGCGCGCGTCACGCCCGAGGACGAGGACTACCGCAAGGCGGAGGCCATCGCGCGGCAGCTCGCCCGCGAGGGGTTCGCGGTGATCACCGGCGGCGGGCCGGGCGTGATGGAGGCGGCGAACAAGGGCGCGGCCGAGGCCGGCGGGCGCTCGGTGGGCCTGAACATCGAGCTGCCGATGGAGCAGTCGCCGAACACCTTCTCGAACGTCCGGGTGAGCTTCCGCTACTTCTTCGTGCGCAAGATGATGTTCGTGAAGTACGCCTCCGGCTTCGTGATCCTCCCCGGGGGGTTCGGCACGCTGGACGAGCTCTTCGAGGCGATCACGCTCATCCAGACCGAGAAGATCCGTCCGTTCCCCGTCGTGCTCGTCGGGCGCGATTACTGGAGCGGGCTCATGGCCTGGATCAGCGGCGTGATGATGCAGGACCAGAAGATCTCCGAGAAGGACCTGGCCATCCTCAAGGTGGTCGACACCGCGGACGAGGCGGTCACGGTCATCAACGAGTTCTACTCGGAGGGTGTCCCGCGCTAG